In Halanaerobium praevalens DSM 2228, the DNA window ATGAATTATCAAGCTCATATAAATAGTTTAACAAAAAAACTAAAAAATATAAACTCACTTCAAGTAGAAACAAAGGTAAAACTTGCCGATTACTGCAGTTTTAAAGTCGGAGGGCCAGCTGATCTCTTTCTAACTCCTAAAAACATTGCTTCTTTACAAAAAATAATGCCAGTAATCTATAAATCTCAGCTCCCCTACTTTATTCTGGGTAAAGGAAGTAATTTAATTATTTCAGACAAAGGCTATCGCGGGATTATTATTTATACTGGTCAACTAAATAAATTTCAGGTTAAAGAAAATTTAATCACTGCTCAAACTGGAATTAAATTATCAGAGTTAGCAGATATTGCTTGTCAAAATAATTTAGGTGGTTTTGAATTTGCAGCTGGGATTCCTGGTACTTTAGGTGGTGCCCTCTATATGAATGCTGGTGCCTATGGTGGGGAAATAAAAGATATAATTAAAAAAGCTAATTTAATCAATAAAAAAGGGGAAATAGAAACTTTAACTAAAAAAGATTTAGAACTTAGCTATAGAAATAGTCTTTTGCAAAAACAAAGCCAGAAACTTATAGCAGTCAGCTTAGAAATTAAATTAGAAATAACTGCTCAAGAACAAATAACTGCTAAAATGGAAGAACTACACCAAAAAAGATGGACTAAACAGCCAATGGAACTTCCAAGTGCTGGTAGTATTTTCAAAAGGCCACCTAATAACTATACTGGCCCCCTAATTGAGCAGGCAGAGCTTAAAGGTTATCAAATAGGTGGAGCTCAAGTTTCAACTAAACACGCCGGTTTTATCGTTAATAAGGGTAATGCAACTGCAGAAGACATAGTCAACTTAATTAATAAAGTAAAAAAAGAAGTATATAAAAAAAGCGGAATCCAACTTAAAGTTGAACCCCGCTTTTTAGGTGAATTTTAATTAAATAGCTCCTCCTTTTTCTCTCGGGGGAGCTGTTTAATCTGATACTCTCTTTTTTGAGCTTGACTGCGAGAACTAAAAACTTCTTGGTGTCTCAATTTAACAGGATAGCGACCTCGGGTATACTTTGCCCCTACACCTGAATTATGTTCTTCTACTCTCCGCTTAACATTAGTAGTATAACCTGTATAAAAAGTTCCATCTTTACATTCTACTATATAAATATAATGTTTACTTGCGTCCATATTCTTGGATATACTTACCTAAAGCTCTTAAGTGATCTTTTTCTTGCTCAATTAATTTGTCAACTGCATCTAAAGTTTTACCTTCATTATTCTCACACATTTCTTTATAAAATAAGATAGAATCTTTTTCAGCTTGAATTGCAAGTTTTAAAGCTTTTTCTACATCATTTAAAGCTTCCACTGATTCTGCACTATCTTCTTTAGGGAAAACTGAATATTCGACTAAATAGCTAAAATAAGCACTTACATCTTCTTCATAAAGATAATCTGCATCATCTTCACCATCTTTTAATTCTTTAGTTAACTCTACAAATTTATCATAATGATCCTGCTCATCTGCAGCTAATTTTTTAAATAATTCTCTTAAATCTCTATTTTCTGTAGCCTCAGCATGTTTTAAATAAAACTTTTTTCCTCTTTTTTCAATATCTTTAGCCATTTCCATAACTTCTAAAGCATTAAATTTTTCCTTCATTTTTTACCCCTCCAAATTAATTTAAATTTATTTTTTTACTGCTTTTTCTAAATAACAACTAATTTTAGCTGCTGCTTCTTCTACATCAAAACTTTTGTCAGTCAAAAGCAGCCTGCGCATTACTACACTTCCATAATCCCTAAAAACACACAAGCAAAATAATCAAAATCAATCTCTGAGCTCAGATAATTTCCAGCTACTAAAAATTGATAGAGATTTTTAAGCCTCTGCAGCCGCTTTGCTTCCATTGCTCTAAATTCATGACTAAATTTATGATTAACAGCAACTGCTTCCCTTAAAATAATTATAGAAAGATTTTCATTATTTTTGTATAAATTAAAAACTTTCTTCAAAATTTGAATAAAAACTGATTTTAGATCTTGATCTGCATAATTTAACATTTCAGAATCAAATAGAGCTGAAAATATAGTTTCAAATCTTTTTATTAGAGTTATAAAAAGATCTTTTTTACTATTAAAATATAAATAAAAAGTCCCCTTAGCAATCCCAACTACTTCAACTATATCTGAAATATGAGTGTTATAATAGCCTTTTGCTGCAAAGATTTCAATACCTGCCTCAATGATTTCTTGCTTGCGATCTGCCACAACTTATCCCTCTTTTACTATTATTTACTTTCTTTTAAATTGTATCATATTTTAATTAAAATTTAAATAAAAGAAAGAAAAGCCCAGCTTAAAAAGCTGAGCTGATTCTAATTATTTTTGAGTAAAAGCTGGCCTTAAACTCTTTTTAATTGTGATTAATTAAAACTGGTAACCTAAAGAAACGGTTAGCTTAGAATATTCTACATCTTGATCAGTACCTTTAACTTCTGCTTCACCATTGTTAACTGAATACATAACTTCAGCACTCATATTAGAAGCTAAGTCCATACCTGCACCAACAGCATAATACATTCCACCTGATTCATCACTATAAGTATCAATATCAAAAGTATTATAACCTAAGTGACCAAGTAAATAATAAGGGCTATTTTGCATATTATACTGAGCTAAACCATAAAAAGGAATAAAGTTAAAATCTTTTTTAGTATCATCTGTTTCTCTATCTAATTGATATCTCATTCCAGCTCCTAAAGTCCACTGACTAGTATAAGGAACCTTATATTCGCCAACTAAAGTAAAACCACTATCAACATCTTCATCACTAGCACCATCAATATCAATTTCTCCACCAAAATCAATAGCTCCTTTAATGTCCCAATAACCTGGAACTTGAGCCATTGAGGCAGAAGAAAGTCCAATCACTAAAAACGCTGCTAAAAATAAAACTAAAATTTTGCTTTTCATAATTAAATTAATACCTCCAATTATTTTTTGATAATTTAAACTAAACCAGCTTTAGCCCAAATATAAATTCTATATTTATTTTATCATATTAAATATTAATATCAACTAAAGCAGTTATTCCAACACCTTCTATTCTATCTATGTTCTGGATATTCATTGGATTAGTAGTATTAATTGGAATTAAAGCTTTAATTCTAAAATCTCCATCCTTAAAATCTCCCTCAATTTGAGCAACTGCTTTTACCTTTTTTATTTTTTCCTTCGGACCTGAAACCTGAACAGCTCCCGCATAAGAATTAGAACCCACAGTTACAATTGGCACAACTTTAGTTTCTTCTTGAACCGCAACTCCTTTATTTAAAGTCATCGTATTAATAAAATCATTAATTGGGCCAGCAAACTGATCAACTACAACTCCGATTCCAACTGTTTTTAAAATAGATCCTAAAATATCAGAACTTGCTAAAACAGAAGTTGAGAGCAGAGGTAAAACTAAAAAACTGAGTATTAAAATAATAGAAATTAATATTTTAAAATTATTCATTCTATCACCTCCTTAACAAATATTAAATTTATCGTTCAGTAAAACAGTTTAAAATTCATAACCTATTTCTAAACCAATTCTATCAGATTCGTCATCAAAATCATAAGCAAAATACAAATCTACTTCCATTGGACTAAGGCCTAATAAATAAAGCTGAGAATTAAAACCAATCCCTGCTGCTTCTCCACTTGCTTCTTCATCTTGATAATAATCAGTAAATAAATAACCACCAATATCAGTAGTCTGAAAAAGCCCAGCAAAATAGAGTGGATCTAAAAAGCGATAAGTATATTTAAAATCTAGGGTTGCCTGAAACTCTGTTCTATCAGCTAAAGACTGGCCCCGATATATAATCGGAGAATTTAAAACATCTGTATTATTAAAAACTATATTGCTTTCTAAATCCCATTTATCACCCAAATCTAAATTAATTATGTTTGAAGAAAGAATAGCTAAATCAGATTGATCTACATCATAAATAATATCATTTTCTGATTGAATTCTAGTTAAATCGAATTTAGTATCAAATTTAGTCCCTAAAAGATAATATTTTCTGTCCTGCTGTCTACCAAAACCAATTGAATTTTGAAAATGATCAGTAAAATATTTTAGCTCTAAACGATAATCATCTTTTGTTGCTGAATTATAGTCATTGCCATAAGCAAGAAGCAAATCAGTTTTTTTAGTCATTTTTTTAATTTCAAAACGAGCTTCATAACCCTGATCAAAAAATTCGTCTCCTTTAATATCTAAAGCAAAATTATCTTGCTTAAAATTAATACCTGTTTGAAAATTATCAGCAAAAGGAATAATTAGATCTTGATCAAAATAAGATTTTTCCCGCCCATAATTCAAAAATAAATTTCTGGCTCTACCTTCAACTACAAAGCGATCATATTCTAAATCAGAAAGAGTAGCTTGAATATCACTTTTTTCTCTAGCTTGATATTTTATTAATTCAATTCCATTTGCACTTAATCTTTTTTTCAAAGCTGGCATTTGTTTTTTTGTTTTTTGATATCCAAGTTCAACTAATTTAGCAGCTTGATTAAAGTCCATAAAATTATAATCACTAACATCAATATCTATCACAAAATCTGCATAATTATCAATTATTTGCTGAGAATAATTATCCTGCAAAACATTTAAAAATCTATTAATTGAAGCACGAGCACTATTTAAATCTTGAGTATTTTTTTCTGGAAAAGAAGTTGTAGCGATTACAAAATCAGCTCCTAAAACTGATACTGCTTTAGCAGGTGTTGCTTCTAAAATTCCAGCATCCATAAAATATTTATCATCTCGATGTTCAATTGGAAAATAAAGGGGGATAGAATAAGAACTCTGAATAACATCAGAAATTCTGCCCTGAGTAGTTAAATATTTTTTACCTGCTTTTAATTCAAAGCTTAAAAGAGCAGCTGGCACTTTAAAATTTTCCAGTCTTTTATTTGGCGATATTTCTTCCATAAAAAGATTAAGTTTTTTAGTATCAATTAGAGAACCACTGCCACCAATCCCTAAGTCAATTAAGCGGCCAAAAGAAGTAGTAGTTACTACATCTAGCATCTGTTTAGTGTTTAAGCCACCACCATAAAGGGTACTGACTATTGCTCCCATACTAGTTCCACTCATAAAATCAATTGGTATTCCTGCTTCTTCCAAGGCCTTAATCACTCCAAAATTAACCATGGCCCTTGCTCCACCACCTGATAAGGCAAGTCCCACCACAGGTCTGTCCAAATCTTGATATTTAGCCTTAAATTCCTGGTAATTTTCAACTAAATAGCTTTCTGATCCAAATTCAATTTCAGTTAACTTAACCTGAGACTCTGATTCTGCAGAAACAGGATTATTAAAAAGTATTATTAATATTAACAATAAAAATAAGCTTTTTTTCATATTTACCTCCCAGAATAAATTGACTAAAATTAAAAAATTAAACTTCTAATATCTATTATAACATTGGATAACTATTTATAAAAGTCTAAAATTAAAAATCAAATAATCTTATTTAAGCTGCTAATTAATTTAAATTAAATGCAAAAAAGCCGGAGGCAAGCCTCCGACTTTAATTTAAACTTAATTATTAAACTAATTGAGCTTTGTTTAGAAGCTTACGGTAAGTGCTGTTGTAATTGCATAACCTGTACCGTCTTCTTCAGAACCAGTTGTATTATTTTCAGGGATACTATTTTTTCCACCATCAATATCACTATCTATATCAGTAAATGGATTATCTTCCCAAGATGCTGAACCATCAATTACCATAGCTTCTGTTCTCCAGCTAATATTATCTCTTAACTTTTTATCAACAAATCCTGTTAAATAGATATAATCTTTGTAATCAGCATTAACTCTTTCAATATCTTTGTAGTTTAAGTTAGCACCCATAGTCATTGTTTCACTATAAGCATATTCAGTACCTAAACCGATTAATGTATATTCATTATCTTTTTCAAAACCATCACCATCAGCATATTCAACAAAAGCTCTGTTTGTATACTTACCATAGTTATTATCTAAACCAAGATTAATAACCATCTTGTCATCTGCTTTTAACTGTTTACCCTGAATAGTTGCACTAGCATCTTTATCATAAACATTTTCCCATCTGTCTCCAGCTTCAGCAAACATTACAAAACCATTGATCTTATTATTCTCATTTAACTGATAATCTCCACCTAGTTCAACTTTAGTATAATCACCAAAGTCTTCTTCTAAGTCATTACGAGCTGCAACAAAATCTTCACCTGCATACTCGATTAAAGCATATGATTTGAAGTTATCAGTGAAAATATAATCTGCATTTAATTTTGCAAACATATCGTCATCATCATTACCTTTATCATCTTCATATTCACCATAAACAATTTCTCCACCTAAGTTTAAAGCCTCACTAATTTGATTTTCTAAACCTAGAGCAATTAATGTATTGTCATAAGGAGTATCAGCAGCACCTTCTCTCTTTCCTTTAGCTGCTAAACCATCAACAACACTTCTAGCTTGGTAAACTTTAGCTGATAAAGTTCCTAATTCTGTATCTCTATGAGCTGTTAAACCAAAGTATTTTTCGTCAGCCATGTCATCATTACCGGCATTATTTTTATTGTCTTCATCATTACCACCAGCAAAAGCTTTGAAATCAGTATTATACATGCTAGTTGTTACTTCAACACCTTCAAAGTCTTCATCTAAGAAGTAATTTTCTGGATAATAATCTTCAATATCTCCAATTCTAAAATTGGTATTGTCAAAAGATACTTCTAATAAAGCTGTATCCATTTTAAAATCACTTTGGTCTTTTTCAGTATAATTCATAACATTTCTTTCATCCATAAAAGCATTAGTGATTGTATCAACAGCTAAATTAAATTCTGCTCCATTTAGCTCTCCTGCAATATTGAAGTCATATTCCTGCCAGAATCTTTCTTCTGCAGGGAATTCATCTGGATCTGTCCAGAAATCTTCATCAATTGCATCACCATCAGCTAACATTTCTAGTACTGCTCTTTCTTCTTTTTCATTATCACCATAATTAGCAGTTTCAGCTAAAGTTTTAACATCCATTGTAAATTCGATATTATCTTCTGGTACATCCATAGCATCTACTTTAGCAGCTAATTCGTCTACGTCTTTTCCTAAAGCTTCTACGTCTGCACCTAGAACTTTAAGCTCAGCGCGTAATTCGAATGTTAAAGCATCAACGATATCTGCTACTTCTTCAGCTTGAGCATCGCTTAAGCTTTCATTTGTGTTCTTTTCCATTAAAGACTTAACAATAGCTGTTACGTCTTCAGCTTGACCATTAGTTAGTCCTTGACCCATTGCGTCCATTTCGTCAACAATGTTATCTAAAGCACGGCTAACCATTACAGCCATTTCGTAACGAGTCATTGACTCATCACCTTTGTACTCGCCATCTGGATATCCTTCAACGATTCCAGCAGCTACCAACTTGTTAATAGCATTATATGACCAGTGACTAGCAGGTACATCTGAGAAAGAAGCACCAAATGCTGGCATAGCTAATGCTACTACTAACATTAAAGCAATTGTAATTATATATTTTTTCATAAAATTTAACACTCCTCTTGTTTTCTTTTTAGAATTTTTCAATCTAAGTTTTACTTGAATCTGATAATAATTCAGTTTTTAAGAAAACAATAAGTGACCTAGTTTCCTTATTATTTTTGCTTAAAACTTATTTTTTTAGCAGATTCTATTTATGTCATTCTATCCTCAAAAATTGTGAGTGTTTTTTTCACCTCCTTTTAAATTTTAATCAGGATAGATTAACAACAATAAAATAAACCAGGAGAAAACCGGTGCCCCCCGAAATGATTTATCAGCAGGAACAACAAGGGGTAACAAGTCGCTTACTGAATAAATCATTTATGAAATTTAATCACGCTTTCTCCTAGTTCAAACCTAAAGTCAAATTTATATGACTGACTGGTCATTCATAATATAACATAATAAATTATACTTTGTCAACTATATATTCATTTATTTTATTAAATTCTGCTTCCAAATTTAATTTTTCAGTTTCTGATAAAGAACTAATTGGCTCAAAATCAAGTATTTTAGCTAACAAATATTTAAAAGCTTCTGTTTCTTCTAAATTTTGGACAAACTGCATAAATTCATTTAAAGCTAATTGTTGTTTTTTAGCCAGCTCTAAACTGTTGTTACTAAATTTTAAAGCCAAATCTTTAAAAAAACTTGGCAATAAGTTAAAATATTTACTTATTGTCTTAACACCTAAATCTAAATTTAAATAATAAAAATCATCAGCCAAAACTAAAAATTCAAATTGGTTTTTATATTTTCCTTTAAGTAATTTAAACTTTTTTAAATCTAAATCATAAAAAGAAACTGGATCAATTAAAAATCCTTGCAAATTATTAAA includes these proteins:
- the murB gene encoding UDP-N-acetylmuramate dehydrogenase; protein product: MNYQAHINSLTKKLKNINSLQVETKVKLADYCSFKVGGPADLFLTPKNIASLQKIMPVIYKSQLPYFILGKGSNLIISDKGYRGIIIYTGQLNKFQVKENLITAQTGIKLSELADIACQNNLGGFEFAAGIPGTLGGALYMNAGAYGGEIKDIIKKANLINKKGEIETLTKKDLELSYRNSLLQKQSQKLIAVSLEIKLEITAQEQITAKMEELHQKRWTKQPMELPSAGSIFKRPPNNYTGPLIEQAELKGYQIGGAQVSTKHAGFIVNKGNATAEDIVNLINKVKKEVYKKSGIQLKVEPRFLGEF
- a CDS encoding GIY-YIG nuclease family protein, which codes for MDASKHYIYIVECKDGTFYTGYTTNVKRRVEEHNSGVGAKYTRGRYPVKLRHQEVFSSRSQAQKREYQIKQLPREKKEELFN
- a CDS encoding ferritin-like domain-containing protein, translating into MKEKFNALEVMEMAKDIEKRGKKFYLKHAEATENRDLRELFKKLAADEQDHYDKFVELTKELKDGEDDADYLYEEDVSAYFSYLVEYSVFPKEDSAESVEALNDVEKALKLAIQAEKDSILFYKEMCENNEGKTLDAVDKLIEQEKDHLRALGKYIQEYGRK
- a CDS encoding TetR/AcrR family transcriptional regulator encodes the protein MADRKQEIIEAGIEIFAAKGYYNTHISDIVEVVGIAKGTFYLYFNSKKDLFITLIKRFETIFSALFDSEMLNYADQDLKSVFIQILKKVFNLYKNNENLSIIILREAVAVNHKFSHEFRAMEAKRLQRLKNLYQFLVAGNYLSSEIDFDYFACVFLGIMEV
- a CDS encoding outer membrane beta-barrel protein, encoding MKSKILVLFLAAFLVIGLSSASMAQVPGYWDIKGAIDFGGEIDIDGASDEDVDSGFTLVGEYKVPYTSQWTLGAGMRYQLDRETDDTKKDFNFIPFYGLAQYNMQNSPYYLLGHLGYNTFDIDTYSDESGGMYYAVGAGMDLASNMSAEVMYSVNNGEAEVKGTDQDVEYSKLTVSLGYQF
- a CDS encoding patatin-like phospholipase family protein, with the protein product MKKSLFLLLILIILFNNPVSAESESQVKLTEIEFGSESYLVENYQEFKAKYQDLDRPVVGLALSGGGARAMVNFGVIKALEEAGIPIDFMSGTSMGAIVSTLYGGGLNTKQMLDVVTTTSFGRLIDLGIGGSGSLIDTKKLNLFMEEISPNKRLENFKVPAALLSFELKAGKKYLTTQGRISDVIQSSYSIPLYFPIEHRDDKYFMDAGILEATPAKAVSVLGADFVIATTSFPEKNTQDLNSARASINRFLNVLQDNYSQQIIDNYADFVIDIDVSDYNFMDFNQAAKLVELGYQKTKKQMPALKKRLSANGIELIKYQAREKSDIQATLSDLEYDRFVVEGRARNLFLNYGREKSYFDQDLIIPFADNFQTGINFKQDNFALDIKGDEFFDQGYEARFEIKKMTKKTDLLLAYGNDYNSATKDDYRLELKYFTDHFQNSIGFGRQQDRKYYLLGTKFDTKFDLTRIQSENDIIYDVDQSDLAILSSNIINLDLGDKWDLESNIVFNNTDVLNSPIIYRGQSLADRTEFQATLDFKYTYRFLDPLYFAGLFQTTDIGGYLFTDYYQDEEASGEAAGIGFNSQLYLLGLSPMEVDLYFAYDFDDESDRIGLEIGYEF
- a CDS encoding S-layer homology domain-containing protein; translated protein: MKKYIITIALMLVVALAMPAFGASFSDVPASHWSYNAINKLVAAGIVEGYPDGEYKGDESMTRYEMAVMVSRALDNIVDEMDAMGQGLTNGQAEDVTAIVKSLMEKNTNESLSDAQAEEVADIVDALTFELRAELKVLGADVEALGKDVDELAAKVDAMDVPEDNIEFTMDVKTLAETANYGDNEKEERAVLEMLADGDAIDEDFWTDPDEFPAEERFWQEYDFNIAGELNGAEFNLAVDTITNAFMDERNVMNYTEKDQSDFKMDTALLEVSFDNTNFRIGDIEDYYPENYFLDEDFEGVEVTTSMYNTDFKAFAGGNDEDNKNNAGNDDMADEKYFGLTAHRDTELGTLSAKVYQARSVVDGLAAKGKREGAADTPYDNTLIALGLENQISEALNLGGEIVYGEYEDDKGNDDDDMFAKLNADYIFTDNFKSYALIEYAGEDFVAARNDLEEDFGDYTKVELGGDYQLNENNKINGFVMFAEAGDRWENVYDKDASATIQGKQLKADDKMVINLGLDNNYGKYTNRAFVEYADGDGFEKDNEYTLIGLGTEYAYSETMTMGANLNYKDIERVNADYKDYIYLTGFVDKKLRDNISWRTEAMVIDGSASWEDNPFTDIDSDIDGGKNSIPENNTTGSEEDGTGYAITTALTVSF